The DNA window GGATGTACCAGCTGTAACTACTGCATGCCCTGTCCAAAGGGAGTTGACATCCCATTAAATCTCAGCCTGTTGAATGATGTTTACATGTACAAAAACTTGGAAAAACCAACTGGTAACTACAAGTTCCTTATGGGTAAGAAGATGAGTGCAGGCTACTGTAACCAGTGCGGTGACTGTGAAAAAAAATGCACCCAAAACCTTGAAGTAACCAGTTACCTTCAAGAAAATGTTGATCTGTTCGAATAAAAAAAATATATTAATTAAAAAAACCTATTTGGGGATGGTTTTCGTTGATAAAAAGAAGAAGGGTGCTGTGTTTCGGTGATTCAATCACTTGGGGTTTTAATCCAATGGATCAGATGCGAATGAATGAAGATAAAAGATGGACTGGAATACTCGATAGTGGATTGGGTGATGAATACACCGTTATTGAAGAAGGCTTAAACAGTAGAACAACAGTTTGGGACGATCCATTAAAGGGTTCCCAAAAAAATGGTTTAAAATATTTAATACCCTGTCTTGCAAGTCATAAACCCCTTGATCTTGTGGTTCTCATGCTTGGAACCAACGATATGAAACATAGGTTTTCACTGCCCACAACAGAAATTGCAAGGGGAATAAACGTTCTTGTAGAGGTCATACTTAGAAGTGAATCAGGAACCAATGGTTTGAGTCCTGAAATTCTTTTACTAGCACCACCCTTCCTTTTAGAAGCAACTGGATTTGATGACGAGTTTAGAAATTCCTACAACAAATCCCAAAAGTTACCTGGCTACGTAGAGAAAATTGCAAAAGAGCATGGCTGTTACTTTCTGGACACTTCAAAGATCATGGTTGCAAGTGAACTTGACGGTGTTCATCCAGCTGTAGTTGAACATAAAAAACTTGGTAGAGCCCTGATCAAAGAAGTTTCTTCCATACTAGGATAAAAAAAATATGCTCCAAATCTAACACTCATATTTCTTTAACCAATCTTTTTTTTATAATAATTTTATCCACTTGGAAGTACATATTAAGATCAGAAAAAAATATTCAAGACTTAGCTTTAAATGTGTGTATAAAAAAAAAATTGAAGGGGACCTAATATGAATATGCGAGGTTTATATCTTGTTGAAGGATATCCATATCCGGATTTGGTTGAACTTGAATCTAGAGGATTGACACATGTTTTTTACTTGGATAATTTGCTTTTAAACAACTACGATGCAGTGAATAAAAATTTGAAAAACCTATTTAAAACGATTGAAAACACCAACCTCAAGGTAATATTCGTTTTAAATGCTTTTAAATCTTCAAATAGTGATTCTTTAGTTGATCCTACCAACACGGCACATAGAAATAAGCTTAAAAATGCATTATCACGTTTAATAAAGGATTTTCCAGATTTGGGTGGTGTTTCCTTCAAGGATTTTGAATGGCAAACTTGGGATGGTTACACCAGTACTGAAAAGTCTGATATTCTATCGGATTTTGCTGGGGAAATTGTTTCAACCCTGAAAAACTTGAACCCCTCCATTGAATTTTCAGCATCCATGAACTGGAGATCCAGCACACTGAAATCTGTTTCCTCCAAACTTGACTATGCTGTTACAGAGATATTCACGAGTAACAGTGAGGGAATTCCAATTACCAAGGCCATTCAAACTGTTAAAGAATATTCAGAGGGAGATGTTGTTGTTGAACTGTTAACACATGACAATGCTGTTAATCTGGATCCACGGAGCCTTTCAGATATTTACAACGAAATTTCCACTGTTATAGCAAACAACGGCCCAAGTTACCTGTTGTATGCTTCTCCATGGATACCGTTTGGTTTAGGTTTTCCTGAGGTGGATTACTCATTTAAAGAGATCTACATGGACCTGAATCTGGTTTCAAAGAACAAAAAAATTCCTGAAAGATCAAGTAGGATCATGACCATTAGTTTCCTTGACCAAAACAATGACCCACCATCTTCAGACCTTTTCAAAACAGTTGCAGGGAGTTACAAAATTACTGACCAGTTCACTGGTAAAATTATAAGGGATTTCACGAGTTTCATTCCCAAAAACCATGTGCATGAACTGATCCTTACTGGGGAAGATAATCAGATCGTGAATCCTGATGTGTCACAGGAGAATCATTTCATCACAGTTTCAATAGTTTATGGAAACGGCAGAACAGAAAATAATGAACTGTCAGTCACAGTTTTAAATCTGTTGGGAATTGAATGAAAAAATTAGATAGTTAATGTAATAAATCCCCTATCCCCTTTTTGTTTTGGTTTTAGACCAGCTGTTAAAATCCTTATATTTTATTTTAAGGATTTTCTTTTGAAACGATGTTTTAAATATTCTTTCATCATTTTCTGGTCGTCTTTTGTGGGTGTGGGTCCTCTGTAATACCAATTATGTTTTTTATTAGGGTTGTACACAGTTGCGATCTTATCATCCCATGAATAATTCTTGGAATTCTCACAATATAATATATTATATTCATGTGGAAACGCTTAAATGTTACCCTCCAACCATTTTGAACTTTATTTAGTGGATGTTTCTGTCATGTTTGATTCAATGATAGCGAAGATGTTGCCCTCTGTGTCTTTGAAGGAACCCATGTATCCCATGTTGGGTACTTCAATTTTTTCTGTGAGCATTTCCCCGCCTTGCATTTCAATCTTCTTTGAAAATTCATCGTAGGAATCAACTGCGATGGTATCCCTCACAACCTCACCCATATCCTTGGTCATGATTGCACCGTGAATACCGGGTTCCTCATCAGAACCCGTTCGAATGAGCCAGTAATCAAAAGGTCCTTCCCATTTTTCAATTTCCCAACCAAATACATCTTCGTAAAATTTTGCAGCCCTTTCAGGATCATCTGCAGGTATTTCAAACCATATAACCCTAGACATCAGTTCTCAACTCCATGGACATTTTCAAATAAAGAATTAAACAATGGATCAGCACAGTCAATATCAACCTAAAGCAGGTTATTTCAATTAATATTATGTTGAATTGAACTAATAAAAATTATGATCCCACTGCATTGTCACCATAAAATGAGAAGCTGCGTAAAAATTGAAAATAAAAAATAATAATTCTAACCATCTAAACAAGATCAACTAAGGAATTTAATCAATGTAATATTAAAAATATAAATAATCCAAGGAATAAAACTATATTTAAATGATATCAGAACAGTTCATCTTATTTGGGTCAGTATTACTTTTTATTTGCATTGTTATAAGCAAAACTTCCCACCGCCTCGGAATACCCTCACTGTTATTTTTCCTTTTAATTGGAATGTTAGCAGGTTCGGAAGGTATCGGAGGAATTTATTTCGACAATCCAAGTATTACACAGTTCATAGGAATAATAGCATTGGTAATCATCCTTTTTTCAGGAGGTTTAGATACCAAATTCAGCGAAATAAAACCCATACTGGGACAGGGACTCATTCTCGCAACTGTGGGCGTGTTCATAACTGCAATTTTGACCGGAATTTTCCTATACTGGTTTTTACATATCCCTCTTCTTGAATCGTTGCTCATAGGTTCGATAATATCATCCACCGACGCTGCTGCAATATTTGCAATATTTAACTCGAAGAAAATGGGGTTAAAAAATAATATTGCACCTTTATTAGAACTTGAAAGTGGAACCAACGATCCCATGGCCTACTTCCTAGTGACCACCCTCATCTTTTTAATAATAAACCCCACCACTTCACTCACAGCCATGGTAATTCTCCTAATAAAATCCTTGGGTTTGGGAATTTTAGTCGGGTTCTTCTTCGGTAAGGGAAGTGTATGGATAATTAACAACATCAAACTCCATACAGAGGGGCTTTACTCGGTTTTCACACTTGCAATTGCCTTTTTAACCTTCTCAGTATCGTACTTCATAGGTGGAAATGGTTTTTTAAGTGTTTACATTGCAGCACTAATTCTTGGAAACAGCCACTTCGTGCATAAAACTGAACAAATACAATTCTTTGATGGTATAGCATTATTAATGCAAATTATAATGTTTTTAACCCTAGGACTCCTTGTCTTCCCCTCCCAAATCGTACCTGTCCTTGGAATAGGAATTTTCGTTTCAGTGGTTTTAATATTAGTTGCTAGACCAGTAGCTGTTTTCCTGTGTCTTATACCATTCAAGGTTGGATTTAAAGATAAAATATTCATTTCATGGGTGGGTATCAAGGGTGCTGTACCCATCATATTTGCAACTTATCCAATTGTTGCAGGCATAGCAGGTTCAGAGATAATTTTTAACATCATATTCTTCATCACCATAATATCTGCCCTTGTACAAGGATCCACCATAGAAATCCTGTCCAAGTACTTGGGACTGTACATTCCAAACAAGGAAAATTAGTTTGGATTGTAAACCATGGTTTTCTGTTATTCGTAAAAGGTTAAGTGTGTGGAAAGAGAATAAATTTTTAGACTAAAATCATAGATTTATAGGGGAGTTGAATGTCGATGGAAACAGATGGTACACATGATAGAAACAGTTATTTAAATTATTTTTCAGGATTGTACCGTAGAAACAAGAAGTTGTTGATGGTTTCATTTTCCATATATTTCCTATCAGTTATTGCAGGAATTATGTTGGCATTGTTCTTAAGTGGTCCTGTGAGTAGCTATTTAACCACCATGGTCCAAACTGACAGACAATTTTTGAGTGAAAAGGGGTTCAACTTCCTAACAATATTCTCACACAACCTCTTCAGTCTGGTTTTAACCTTTGTTGGCGGAATCACAGCTGTAATAACAGTTATCTTCATTATCATTAATGGATTTGTTTACGGTGCCTTCCTAGGATACGTGGCATCCAACCCTGTTATTGGAGGACAGGCAAGTAGTGTTGGTTCACTGACACCACTTAAATTTATTGTGTACACTGTGCCGCATGGAATATTTGAAATTTCGGGCTTTATAATTGCAGGTGCAGCTGGTCTGAGGTTGAGCACCATCATCATAGACATCATAAGAAAGGATGAGGAATCAAACTACTACTACAATCAGATTAAAGATGCTCTGGCCCTCTTTGGTATTGCCGTGGTATTAATATTTATTGCTGCCATAATAGAAACCAATGTAACCCTCCACATTGGAAACTTCATATTCCAGCACCTTTAAAAATAGTAAAATAAATTAAAAATCTTTTTTTTTAGGGATGTTTCACTAAGCCATAGCTTCATTCAATGCTCTAAATTCAAAATATTTGCTAAAATTGGCTGAAATTTACTGTTTTCCAAGTTCTTGTTCAGATTTTTCTACAGGTTCTTGTTCTACGTTTTCTCCCGCAGTTTGGTTATCCAAAACACGGGATGCGAAGTAAAATGCTATAACTGTACTTAAAATAGCCCAATAATTGTTTAAAACCTGTCTTAAGATTGAGTCTGGCGAGAGCTGTATTTGATCTCCCATTGCAAGTGATGCGAAGAAACTACAAGTATAAATGGTGATTGCTTTTCTAAATTCGCCACTTATCTAAAATCTGGAAACTGATTTAAGTAGTAGGCTCCAAACAACACGAATGTAAATGAACCAAGCCCAATTAGACCTAACCTGATTAGTGGAGACACACCATTTAAAAGGATCAAACTATGCTCCAAAGAAGTCCAACCAAGATCAGGAAAATACCCCAATTTTTACTTGACGGAATATAGTGATTAATTACTAACACCCCAATTCTACATAGGGAGTACTACATATTAATATTTTCGAGCATACCCTCCTCAAAATAGTAGGGATCCCTAAAACTTCATCCCTGTATCATCAACCACCATGATCTTTGTTCCTTACAAAAAGATGTCTTGCAAAGTTGTAGAGTGTGAATGTAATTGGTAAAAGGAAAAATATG is part of the Methanobacterium lacus genome and encodes:
- a CDS encoding SGNH/GDSL hydrolase family protein; its protein translation is MIKRRRVLCFGDSITWGFNPMDQMRMNEDKRWTGILDSGLGDEYTVIEEGLNSRTTVWDDPLKGSQKNGLKYLIPCLASHKPLDLVVLMLGTNDMKHRFSLPTTEIARGINVLVEVILRSESGTNGLSPEILLLAPPFLLEATGFDDEFRNSYNKSQKLPGYVEKIAKEHGCYFLDTSKIMVASELDGVHPAVVEHKKLGRALIKEVSSILG
- a CDS encoding VOC family protein, which gives rise to MSRVIWFEIPADDPERAAKFYEDVFGWEIEKWEGPFDYWLIRTGSDEEPGIHGAIMTKDMGEVVRDTIAVDSYDEFSKKIEMQGGEMLTEKIEVPNMGYMGSFKDTEGNIFAIIESNMTETSTK
- a CDS encoding potassium/proton antiporter, with amino-acid sequence MISEQFILFGSVLLFICIVISKTSHRLGIPSLLFFLLIGMLAGSEGIGGIYFDNPSITQFIGIIALVIILFSGGLDTKFSEIKPILGQGLILATVGVFITAILTGIFLYWFLHIPLLESLLIGSIISSTDAAAIFAIFNSKKMGLKNNIAPLLELESGTNDPMAYFLVTTLIFLIINPTTSLTAMVILLIKSLGLGILVGFFFGKGSVWIINNIKLHTEGLYSVFTLAIAFLTFSVSYFIGGNGFLSVYIAALILGNSHFVHKTEQIQFFDGIALLMQIIMFLTLGLLVFPSQIVPVLGIGIFVSVVLILVARPVAVFLCLIPFKVGFKDKIFISWVGIKGAVPIIFATYPIVAGIAGSEIIFNIIFFITIISALVQGSTIEILSKYLGLYIPNKEN
- a CDS encoding stage II sporulation protein M, translated to MSMETDGTHDRNSYLNYFSGLYRRNKKLLMVSFSIYFLSVIAGIMLALFLSGPVSSYLTTMVQTDRQFLSEKGFNFLTIFSHNLFSLVLTFVGGITAVITVIFIIINGFVYGAFLGYVASNPVIGGQASSVGSLTPLKFIVYTVPHGIFEISGFIIAGAAGLRLSTIIIDIIRKDEESNYYYNQIKDALALFGIAVVLIFIAAIIETNVTLHIGNFIFQHL